In Aristaeella hokkaidonensis, the following are encoded in one genomic region:
- a CDS encoding 3-phosphoglycerate dehydrogenase family protein, giving the protein MYKIQTLNAISDIIHTQLSADKYTVSKDEPVPDAILVRSAAMHDMEFGPELLAIGRAGAGVNNIPIDRCSKEGIVVFNTPGANANAVAELVISGMMMCGRKIADALEWVKTLKGKGDEVAKLVEKGKSQFVGAEVRGKTLGVIGLGAIGSIVANAASRGLGMNVIGYDPGISVERAWSLSTSVHRAASEEEVLAQADFITFHVPLNDETRGSINADKFAKMKDGACILNFARGELVNTADMLAALASGKIGRYVTDFPNDDLIGVENAVCIPHLGASTPESEENCASMAAAEIRDYLETGSIHNSVNYPEVQLGEPEAVRVLVLHENIPNMISNITAAAAKEGINIENMVNKSRKDMSVTVMEMAELPSSHALQTLQELQGIIRIRTFTKE; this is encoded by the coding sequence ATGTATAAGATTCAGACGCTGAATGCGATTTCGGATATCATCCATACCCAGCTGAGCGCTGATAAGTATACCGTGAGCAAGGACGAGCCCGTGCCGGACGCGATCCTGGTACGCAGCGCCGCCATGCACGATATGGAATTCGGACCGGAACTGCTGGCCATCGGCCGCGCCGGCGCCGGTGTCAACAACATCCCGATCGACCGCTGCTCCAAGGAAGGCATTGTGGTCTTCAATACGCCTGGTGCCAACGCCAATGCGGTGGCGGAACTGGTGATCTCCGGCATGATGATGTGCGGACGGAAAATCGCGGATGCCCTGGAATGGGTGAAAACCCTGAAGGGCAAGGGCGATGAAGTGGCCAAATTGGTGGAAAAGGGAAAGAGCCAGTTTGTCGGCGCTGAAGTCCGGGGTAAAACCCTGGGCGTAATCGGCCTGGGCGCTATCGGTTCCATCGTGGCCAACGCCGCCAGCCGCGGCCTGGGCATGAACGTCATCGGTTATGACCCCGGAATCTCTGTGGAACGGGCCTGGAGTCTGAGCACATCTGTTCATCGTGCCGCTTCTGAGGAAGAGGTACTTGCGCAGGCGGACTTCATTACCTTCCATGTGCCGCTGAATGATGAAACCCGCGGCTCCATCAACGCCGATAAGTTCGCGAAGATGAAGGACGGCGCCTGCATCCTGAACTTTGCCCGGGGTGAGCTTGTTAACACAGCTGATATGCTGGCTGCGCTGGCAAGCGGAAAAATCGGCCGGTATGTGACCGATTTCCCGAACGACGACCTCATCGGTGTGGAAAATGCAGTCTGCATTCCGCACCTGGGCGCCAGCACTCCTGAAAGCGAAGAAAACTGCGCCAGCATGGCGGCTGCGGAAATCCGGGATTACCTGGAGACCGGCAGCATCCACAACAGCGTAAACTATCCTGAAGTGCAGCTGGGCGAGCCGGAAGCTGTCCGCGTGCTGGTGCTGCATGAGAATATCCCGAACATGATTTCCAACATCACCGCTGCCGCGGCGAAAGAAGGAATCAACATCGAAAACATGGTCAACAAGAGCCGCAAGGACATGTCTGTGACCGTGATGGAGATGGCAGAACTGCCGTCCAGCCATGCGCTGCAGACGCTGCAGGAACTGCAGGGGATTATTCGGATTCGGACGTTTACGAAGGAATGA